GGGAACGCCCGGgaaggggctgccaggggctggtatttatggaaaatttttaattctGACGTTGTtacaaaaataaagtatttaaaaaaacaattgGGATTCTCCTTCGTGCTGTCTCCTGTGATCCTGACACCGGGTCCCACCCTGCCCccatggcagtgccaggctcctGGGAATGGGCACATGCCCTTGACCTTGGCTCCACGTGGGAGCTGGTCACGGGACTGGATCCagggctgggcctggctctggCCCAGCTGGGGTCACCTTGGGATAAGGgatctccttcctccctctcctgccatcttcctcctccacctttCCAACCCCAACACCAGCCGGGTACTGCATGTCCCTGACATTCCCAAgtgtcccctcagcccctccctaTATTAGTGGCCACAGGGATTCTCACTCTTCCAGCTTCCCAGTAAGTCCCAGCAATTCCAAGACACCCTTGATAACAGCAGGAGATCCCCCACCCTGTCACCCTGCTCCTAGCTTCCCCAAACTTCCCAAAACCATTGATCCCACAGTGGAGATCAATGTCTCCTGGGATGCCCCACCTCCCATCCGTGGAAATTCCAGCCTTACCCCTCACCTAATATTCCTGAAGGGTTCTGGGGTGATCCTACATGTGCTGGAAGATGCTCaggatgtggagctgcaggTAACATTGACTCCAAAAAACAGGGAGAAGaggggaattcctggctggaattCCAGCCATCTGGTGGATGGCTCCACCAGATCTGTGTCCCCCGGGCTGGGAGCACCAGACCCATGAGGCTCCCGTGCCCTGGAGGGTCTCTGGGGTCCCCAAAACTCTGtttcctccctgccagggcaggatggaGCCACCCCATCACCTCCTCCACCCCAGAGCACTGAGTCGGCTTCCTGCCCACCGCCACAGTCCCGGAGGTGCCGGAGCGTGGGGGCACGGCCAAGCCACGTCCCCAGGCTGCTGAGAGAGGGACCCCCCGAATCCCAGAGCCCTGAATTCCATGGGGCTGCCCCGCTGATGGCAtgggggggctctgcctgctcttGGTGGCTCTTTCTGCCGCGGCACCTGCACAAGGTACGTCACTGTCCCCATCCTGGCCCTTGCTGTCGCTCTCTTTGCACCTTGGGGTGGTGGAGCCACAGATTTGGGGGTGGGGGACCTGCCACCCCCTTGGgatggggagcactgggggtcctgggggctCCCCAGCAGGGGTATCAGTGGTGGAGGATGCTGCCCCTCAACACGCTCGGAGGGAAAGGGATCCCCTGAAAGGATGTCCTAAGGCTTGGGGATTCTCCTAAGGGTTAAGGTCCCCTTGGATCCCCCCAAAAGCACCCTGGGAACCCCTAGAAGAGGACCCTAAGCCCCTAAAGGTGCTCTCGGAGCCACCCCACCTACAATCCCTTTGGGAACAGGGTGACACTCAGGGCCTGAAGCCCATCCTGTCTCTCATGTACCCCCTGGATGGTTTGGGGATGTGATGCCACCTGTCCTCCCCACCctggcaggatttgggattgtTTGGCTGCCAAAATgtctgccaggagctgcttcGAGGCCTCCAATTGATGAGGAAACGGCCCCATCACCCCATCACCCCATTTCCGCCCTTGTCACGCCTCCATccccacctggagcagctcaTTCCCACCTTCTCCCCTCATCCCAGGCCTTTTCCTTGAACATTTTAACTCAAATCCACACTGCACCAGTTCTGGTGGCTCTTCCCAGGATTcccacccacagcagccccttGGATGCTTCACTTCTGGGGCTGAATCCTTCCCCCTGGAGGAGCCAAATGGGGCATTTTTAGGGATAACTGGATTATCCACTCACCTGTGGCTCTGGAATGGGTGTAGGCAGGTGGGTACGGACAGgtccagcccctctgtgtcTGCAAGGATGAACCGGAAGGCGGGAACAACACGGATGCAGGATGACATCCCAAATTTCAGCTCTTCCACCACTGAGTCATGTCCCAGTATTCCCATATTTAAGGCCAAGTTCTCCCAGCAGATCCCACACCAGGATTTAGCCTTGAGAAAcatcctggggcacacagggattGATTTTTGGGATGCAGCAGCTCCGTGACCACTTTGCCAGAGCCCGGGGGGATTCCCACTGTGCCACTCACAGCTGGGAGAATCCTCTTGCCCACATTTTGGCGGCTTTGGGATGCACCCCACCgaactgggaatgctggggggCTCAGCTCCTCACCCCTCTGTCCTTTCTCCCCACAGTCCCCACAGAAACGACAGAATCGCCCAACACTCCGGCAGGGAACACCTCGGTGACTCCAGGTGAGTGTGGGAGGGTGAGGGACATCCCTACACCCACTTTTCGGGATTCTGGGACAACGCCAGCTCACCCTTCCCGGTGCATCTCCCAGGTCCCAGAGCGCTGCGGCTGGTGGGCGGCCGGAGCCGCTGCGAGGGCCgtgtggagctggagcaggaggggacatgggggacggTGTGTGATGACGGCTGGGACATTTCTGACGCCGATGTCGTGTGCCGCCAGCTGCGGTGCGGCCGCGCCGTGAGAGCCCCCGGCAACGCCGCCTTCGGCCGCGGGCGCGGCCCCATCCTCCGGGATGAGGTGCAATGCCAGGGACACGAGCGGGACCTCTGGGAATGCCCGGCCATGCTGGAGCACGACTGCAGCCACAAGGAGGACGCCGGTGTGGTTTGCTCAGGTGAGTTTGGAACATTCCAGAGCTGGGGATGCGGATGGCGCATCCTCACCTCTGCGCTCTTCCCGCAGAGCACCAGGAGTGGCGGCTCTCCGGAGGCCGGGATGGGTGTGCCGGCAGGGTGGAGGTGTTTTTCCGAGGCACTTGGAGCACGGTGTGTTACAGCACCTGGTACGACACGGAGGCCACGGTGCTGTGCCGGACGCTGGGATGCGGGGATGTGCTCCAGCGGCCGGCCTTCACACACACGCTCCCCGGGAAGATGACGTACATGTGCGGGAGCCTGCAGCCCTCGCTGGCACAGTGCCACTGGACCTTCAACAAATCCGCTCCCTGTTACCAATCCGGGGCTGCTGGGGTCATTTGCAACGGTACCGCATCCTTCCTGATGGGATTTGAGGCACGGCCTGGGTCCGGCTCTCTCCCAAGCATCCCATTTCTGTTCCCGTCCTTCCCAGGCTCCCAGGGTTTGGAGACGCCAACGCCCACAGTGGCTGAGGTGACGCCCAGGAATGTCAGTGTCCTGCAGGGTGAGTGTCGGAGCCCTCGGCCATTCCCTGGGATCAGGGTAAAATTCCCAGGAGGTAAGAGTCACATGGGATGAGCTGTGTCTGTTCTCTGtcccagctgaggaggggacCCCGACCTTGGGGACACCACCAGTGGACAGTCCCCTCTTTGTCCTGTGCCTGGTGCTGGCCgcgctgctcctgctctccgTGCTGGCCTTTTCcgctgccctgctgaggctgaggaagaggagtGGTAAGGAATTCTGGATCCGGACATGGAATTGGGACACAATCCCCACTTtctgggctcagctcagccaCGGAGTGGGTGCATCTCCTTGTCCCCACAGCCATGTCCTCCTTGGGAATACCCATGCCAGTCCTGGTgacccacagctcccagagccccaaCGCACCCTCCAGGATCCCCAACGACTACAGGGAGACTCCCACCAGCCTTCCCAAAGGATCAGGTGGGTCTGGCAGGTccccccaggggctgtggggccagaggTGCCAGCTGGTGACAGATGCCACATCCCCTTGTCACCCCCCAGACGGTCTGGTCAAAGCCATTTCCAAGGATTCTGATTCTGACTCGGAATATTATGAGTTCAGCAGCAAGCCTCCCATCGCCCTGTCCACCTTCTACAGTGAGCATCCCACTTCCTCTGGGATCCCTGATGCCCTGTCCCGGGATCCCTGTCACCCAGGAtgttcccacccctctgcccttCCCACAGACTCCCTGCGCCGGCATCCCAGGGAGGAACTTCTCCCTCCGAgacccagccaggacaggatGGAGCCATTCCCTGAGGATGGTATGACACAAGGGGGTCTATCCCATGGATGGAAGGGTGGCCATGCCCTTTTCCAATATCTTTGTTCCCACATTTTATGCCCTTGTTCCCACAGAGCCGGCCAGGCCGGGCCCCCCACTccgcagctcctccagctcatCCTCATCCATGGAGCCCTATTGGAATGGCAGCATTCCCCCCCCTGCCAATGGCTATGGCACAGGTGGGAagtgtgggagcagggatgggagcagggatggggagaccCCAAGGATGGGAAAAAGGGATGCAGAGaccacagggatggggaaggaatgggggttcagggaccccaggcagaggagcagggatgggagagaggGACCCCAAGGATGGGAAGATGGATGGGTTCAGCCTCAGTGAGGGAATGGGACCCCATggagtgggagcagggctggacagTGCCAGTCAGTGactctgctcctcccagctcccccGGCAGCGCCCACCCCAGcgccctcccagccctgggcacctgCAGCTCCGGCAGATCCCGATCCCGacggcagctccagcacctcctcGGGCGAGTGGTACGAGAACgtgcaggagagggagccccctGGAGATCCCTCCTCACATCCAGGTGAGGATCCTGTGCTGGAGgtggggcacacacagagttCCAGGCATTCCCAAATCCTCCTGATGGGCTCTGTCTCTGCAGCCTGGTCAGATCCATCCTATCCTTCGGGGGAACACGGGGAGGATCCCGACTTTTCCGAGGGCAGCGACTACGACGACATCCAGGACTCTGCCTACTGAGCCTGTCCCACCACTCCAGAGGCCAAATCTCCTGGAATCCTCTGGCTTTCTCCTCCAGAATTCTCCAGCCAtttcctctgtgctgccatTAAAAGCTTTTCTCACCATGTCCCTTGTCCATAGGGGTGTCACCAGCCCCACAGCGAGGCTGGGCCACCAAGTGCTCCCACTTGTCCCACTGGCACAAAGATGGCCAAATATCCCACTCCCAgcccacaggagcagggaagggggctgcagggccctgaCCCAGCTCCATAGCACCAGGGGTGGAAATTAAACTGCAGGAAGGGCAGACATGGAAGTCCCATGTGTCCCCCCAGAGCTTGCCTACACCCTTCTGGGACAGTCCCCATCCCGGGAACACACTGTCCATAAATCCTGTCCAGGAAggctccagggatgctggaaggGAAGCCACTGAGgtgccaccccaaacccactggATGGTGCCCTATGAGGGTGGGATACAGCCCCCAAATCCTTCAGCACCTCCCAGTCCATCTATATCCCAGCAGGAAGCTGGAGCCAAGCAGCTTCCTGGAGCCAAGCACCATCCCAGCTTTGGCATTTGGGgtgctcccagctgggagggggcacagcacccacCCATCACCCCGGGACTGGGACCcctctgccccttccctgctgtccatcccatcccaagCCGGCTGCTCCCACCCCGGGCCCTGTCATCGGATTTCTGCCTCCCCGGGGAGGAGGTCGGGGTTCAGCTGCACCCCAAGTGGAAAATGTGGCCCCCCCCCACATCCTCCAGCTGGTTGCTGAGCGAGAGGCCCCGCACAAAGGAGCCGCAACAACGGAGGAAATCCCAAAATAGCAGCAAAACCCCGACAAAGGGCACGGGCGAGGCGCGGGCTGCGAGCGGAGCGGGCACGGGGCGGGCACGgggggtgccccagccctgctcctgctccggGTGCCaggggggctgggagggaggtgATGATGCTGGGATCGCTGGGACTGTGGCATGGACAAGCCTGGAGGGATCCATAAATTGCGGGGCGTCCTGATGCCCTGGAGGGGTCCCAAAATTCAGGGGTGTGGATGTGCTGGGTGGGATCCCGCTGTGCAGAGGGGTAGCAGCATCCTGAGGGTGCTGAGTCCTGGTACGGCACCAATTCCCTGGGGATACCAACAT
The Agelaius phoeniceus isolate bAgePho1 chromosome 6, bAgePho1.hap1, whole genome shotgun sequence DNA segment above includes these coding regions:
- the CD6 gene encoding T-cell differentiation antigen CD6 isoform X3, whose product is MGGLCLLLVALSAAAPAQVPTETTESPNTPAGNTSVTPGPRALRLVGGRSRCEGRVELEQEGTWGTVCDDGWDISDADVVCRQLRCGRAVRAPGNAAFGRGRGPILRDEVQCQGHERDLWECPAMLEHDCSHKEDAGVVCSEHQEWRLSGGRDGCAGRVEVFFRGTWSTVCYSTWYDTEATVLCRTLGCGDVLQRPAFTHTLPGKMTYMCGSLQPSLAQCHWTFNKSAPCYQSGAAGVICNGSQGLETPTPTVAEVTPRNVSVLQAEEGTPTLGTPPVDSPLFVLCLVLAALLLLSVLAFSAALLRLRKRSAMSSLGIPMPVLVTHSSQSPNAPSRIPNDYRETPTSLPKGSDGLVKAISKDSDSDSEYYEFSSKPPIALSTFYNSLRRHPREELLPPRPSQDRMEPFPEDEPARPGPPLRSSSSSSSSMEPYWNGSIPPPANGYGTAPPAAPTPAPSQPWAPAAPADPDPDGSSSTSSGEWYENVQEREPPGDPSSHPAWSDPSYPSGEHGEDPDFSEGSDYDDIQDSAY
- the CD6 gene encoding T-cell differentiation antigen CD6 isoform X2 — protein: MGGLCLLLVALSAAAPAQVPTETTESPNTPAGNTSVTPGPRALRLVGGRSRCEGRVELEQEGTWGTVCDDGWDISDADVVCRQLRCGRAVRAPGNAAFGRGRGPILRDEVQCQGHERDLWECPAMLEHDCSHKEDAGVVCSEHQEWRLSGGRDGCAGRVEVFFRGTWSTVCYSTWYDTEATVLCRTLGCGDVLQRPAFTHTLPGKMTYMCGSLQPSLAQCHWTFNKSAPCYQSGAAGVICNGSQGLETPTPTVAEVTPRNVSVLQAEEGTPTLGTPPVDSPLFVLCLVLAALLLLSVLAFSAALLRLRKRSAMSSLGIPMPVLVTHSSQSPNAPSRIPNDYRETPTSLPKGSDSLRRHPREELLPPRPSQDRMEPFPEDEPARPGPPLRSSSSSSSSMEPYWNGSIPPPANGYGTAPPAAPTPAPSQPWAPAAPADPDPDGSSSTSSGEWYENVQEREPPGDPSSHPGEDPVLEVGHTQSSRHSQILLMGSVSAAWSDPSYPSGEHGEDPDFSEGSDYDDIQDSAY
- the CD6 gene encoding T-cell differentiation antigen CD6 isoform X1; translation: MGGLCLLLVALSAAAPAQVPTETTESPNTPAGNTSVTPGPRALRLVGGRSRCEGRVELEQEGTWGTVCDDGWDISDADVVCRQLRCGRAVRAPGNAAFGRGRGPILRDEVQCQGHERDLWECPAMLEHDCSHKEDAGVVCSEHQEWRLSGGRDGCAGRVEVFFRGTWSTVCYSTWYDTEATVLCRTLGCGDVLQRPAFTHTLPGKMTYMCGSLQPSLAQCHWTFNKSAPCYQSGAAGVICNGSQGLETPTPTVAEVTPRNVSVLQAEEGTPTLGTPPVDSPLFVLCLVLAALLLLSVLAFSAALLRLRKRSAMSSLGIPMPVLVTHSSQSPNAPSRIPNDYRETPTSLPKGSDGLVKAISKDSDSDSEYYEFSSKPPIALSTFYNSLRRHPREELLPPRPSQDRMEPFPEDEPARPGPPLRSSSSSSSSMEPYWNGSIPPPANGYGTAPPAAPTPAPSQPWAPAAPADPDPDGSSSTSSGEWYENVQEREPPGDPSSHPGEDPVLEVGHTQSSRHSQILLMGSVSAAWSDPSYPSGEHGEDPDFSEGSDYDDIQDSAY